Proteins encoded together in one Cyprinus carpio isolate SPL01 chromosome B14, ASM1834038v1, whole genome shotgun sequence window:
- the aga gene encoding N(4)-(beta-N-acetylglucosaminyl)-L-asparaginase produces the protein MIQRVFVIICLLPLNQAALPLVINTWHFKDASDAAWSTLQKGGSVLDAVERGCARCELEQCDGSVGFGGSPDERGETTLDAMIMNGDTMEVGAVADLRRVKNAVGVARAVMEHTEHTFIVGESATIFAENMGFMSEDLSTNKSIAIFSQWLQQNCQPNYRKNVFPDPSKSCGPYKPKAKLWKPKNPKRNFDPSSHDTIGMIAIGKNGQVAAATSTNGATHKIPGRVGDSPVAGAGAYADSTAGGAAATGDGDIMMRFLPSFLAVDLMRNGDQPTVACKTAISRIKKYYPDFFGAIICANTTGGYGAACNKRPGFSQFPFMVVNPQTNQSQLQKVDCF, from the exons ATGATTCAAAGAGTATTTGTCATCATTTGTTTGCTTCCTCTAAATCAAGCTGCACTGCCCTTGGTGATCAACACTTGGCATTTTAAGGATGCATCTGACGCAG CCTGGAGCACGCTCCAGAAGGGGGGCTCGGTTCTTGACGCGGTGGAGCGGGGCTGCGCGCGATGTGAGCTCGAGCAGTGTGATGGCAGCGTGGGGTTCGGCGGGAGCCCGGATGAGCGCGGAGAGACGACCCTGGACGCGATGATCATGAATGG AGACACAATGGAAGTAGGGGCAGTGGCAGACCTACGCAGGGTCAAAAATGCTGTGGGTGTTGCCCGAGCAGTGATGGAACACACAGAGCACACCTTTATAGTGGGCGAATCAG CCACAATCTTTGCTGAAAACATGGGCTTCATGTCTGAGGACTTGTCAACTAACAAATCAATAGCTATTTTCTCCCAGTGGTTGCAGCAGAATTGTCAACCCAACTATAGAAAG aatgtttttcCAGACCCTTCCAAATCATGTGGGCCGTACAAGCCCAAAGCCAAGCTGTGGAAACCAAAGAATCCAAAGAGAAATTTTGACCCCAGTTCTCATGACACAATTG GAATGATTGCGATTGGTAAGAATGGACAGGTGGCGGCTGCAACGTCCACTAATGGAGCAACACATAAGATACCAGG CCGTGTAGGTGATTCACCAGTGGCTGGAGCCGGGGCTTATGCCGATAGCACAGCGGGGGGAGCGGCCGCCACAGGGGATGGAGACATCATGATGCGTTTCCTTCCTAG TTTTCTAGCTGTTGATTTAATGAGAAATGGAGACCAACCCACTGTTGCCTGCAAGACGGCCATCTCCAGAATCAAGAAGTACTACCCCGATTTCTTTGGAGCAATTATTTGTGCCAATACTACTGGTGGATATG GTGCTGCTTGTAACAAGCGTCCTGGGTTTAGCCAGTTCCCCTTTATGGTGGTTAACCCACAGACAAACCAATCTCAGTTGCAGAAGGTGGACTGCTTTTGA
- the neil3 gene encoding endonuclease 8-like 3 has translation MVEGPGCTLNGEKIRARVQKGQKVLDIRRNETNKSSEDSTSSSFQCFMGCEFTGVETLGKELFMYFGLRALRLHFGMNGSLRINPLGKDLKGKPSVLVIQLTNDAVCFFDTTVEIRLSEDCVQRVKAMEALDICSPKFSFSQAVEAVKRESERMLCDVLLDQAVLPGVGNIIKNEALFDSGLNPAVKVRQLTSEQVHHLVKMTRDFTLLFYKCRKNGSPLYKHYKVYKRPNCGQCSGTVTVCRLGDNGRMTYYCQRCQTGDPSEVNISKLPTRNSLIGWAYQGGRSSNDHVAKQEEEEWACSLCTLINRPINKYCDACMSPRPEVPKEPTKLEHSPFSQDLIRYPCNSFSKPLQEIKMNRKTAFGTTTLVLTSLSAKPDSPSSPAINQAHTLETMRGLSTHSNWQWKSPSNGVSGMQFKGNGPHKRQSQADHSQPNKRMKTTNGLSGVSMPHMGSSSSFLVSLPTTPCCKSHHRPCTLRVVTKEGENKGRQFYTCSLPRETQCKFFEWADLHFPMCHHGKRTLMKTVLKLGPNNGRNFYTCPVKMGKQCNFFQWAENGPGISILPGC, from the exons ATGGTCGAGGGTCCGGGATGCACTTTAAATGGAGAAAAGATTCGTGCGAGAgttcaaaaaggacaaaaagttTTAGACATACGAAGAAATGAAACCAACAAATCA tcaGAGGACAGTACCAGCAGCTCTTTCCAGTGCTTTATGGGATGTGAGTTTACAGGGGTGGAGACACTGGGGAAAGAGCTCTTCATGTATTTTGGCCTCAGAGCTCTGag ATTGCACTTTGGCATGAATGGTTCCTTGAGGATAAACCCCCTGGGGAAGGATTTGAAAGGAAAACCCTCAGTGTTGGTTATTCAGCTTACCAATGATGCTGTCTGTTTCTTTGACACAACTGTAGAAATCAG ACTCTCAGAGGACTGTGTGCAGAGAGTAAAAGCCATGGAGGCTCTCGATATCTGTTCACCCAAGTTTAGTTTCTCTCAGGCGGTGGAAGCtgtaaagagagagagtgagagaatgcTCTGTGATGTTCTGTTGGATCAGGCCGTCTTACCTGGTGTaggaaacataattaaaaatgaagcGCTCTTCGACAGTGGCCTTAACCCGGCTGTCAAG GTCAGGCAGTTGACAAGTGAACAAGTTCACCATCTTGTGAAGATGACACGAGATTTCACACTCCTATTTTATAAG TGTAGAAAGAATGGATCCCCACTTTACAAGCATTACAAGGTGTATAAACGTCCAAACTGTGGCCAGTGCAGTGGAACTGTCACTGTCTGTCGACTGGGAGACAACGGTAGGATGACATACTACTGTCAGCGCTGTCAAACAGGTGATCCAAGTGAAGTGAACATCAG TAAACTCCCAACTCGGAATAGTCTGATTGGATGGGCTTATCAAGGAGGAAGGAGCAGCAACGATCATGTTGCAAAACAAGAGGAGGAAGAGTGGGCGTGTTCCCTTTGCACTTTAATCAATCGACCAATTAACAAGTATTGTGATGCTTGCATGAGCCCTAGACCGGAAG TGCCTAAAGAGCCCACAAAGCTGGAACATTCACCTTTCAGTCAAGACCTGATCCGCTACCCCTGCAACAGTTTTAGCAAACCCCTGCAGGAAATAAAGATGAATCGTAAGACTGCATTTGGGACCACCACTCTAGTCCTAACCAGCCTCAGCGCAAAACCTGACTCTCCTTCAAGTCCCGCCATTAACCAGGCACACACACTAGAGACAATGAGGGGTCTGAGCACGCACAGCAACTGGCAGTGGAAGAGTCCCAGTAATGGCGTGAGTGGGATGCAATTCAAAGGCAATGGGCCTCATAAGAGACAATCTCAGGCAGACCACAGTCAGCCTAACAAGAGAATGAAAACCACGAATGGACTGTCTGGAGTAAGCATGCCACACATGGGATCCTCAAG TAGTTTTTTGGTTTCCCTACCCACAACCCCCTGCTGCAAAAGTCATCACCGACCATGCACCTTGAGGGTGGTCACTAAGGAAGGAGAAAACAAAGGCAGGCAGTTCTACACCTGCTCCCTTCCACGAGAGACTCAGTGTAAATTCTTTGAG TGGGCAGACCTGCATTTTCCCATGTGTCATCATGGCAAACGGACTCTTATGAAGACTGTGCTGAAACTGGGGCCGAATAATGGCCGCAACTTCTACACATGCCCAGTTAAAATGGGCAAGCAATGTAATTTCTTCCAGTGGGCTGAGAACGGCCCTGGCATCTCAATTCTGCCTGGCTGCTGA